In Silene latifolia isolate original U9 population chromosome X, ASM4854445v1, whole genome shotgun sequence, the following proteins share a genomic window:
- the LOC141619881 gene encoding uncharacterized protein LOC141619881, with protein sequence MALCLRFVDKIGQVKERFLGVVHVGDTTSLTLKAAIEKLLGENSLTLSSVRGQGYDGASNMKGSIKGLKTLIMEESPSAYYVHCFAHQLQLTLVAVAKKHVNCSVLFYSLTILLNVITSSYKRKDILREKQAENVLKALQKGELVSGTGLNQEKGLSMLGDTRWGSHFKTILHVFDLFSSILEVLDAISEFCDGSELVKVESLAFTMRTFDFVFIGQLMITIFGITNTLSKVLQKKDQDIVNAMVVVDATIKSLEKIREDGWTAHMEKVTSFCQKIEICIPIRSDMYVVPGRYRREKKQVDNDHHF encoded by the coding sequence ATGGCTCTTTGTTTGAGGTTTGTTGATAAAATAGGACAAGTGAAAGAAAGATTTTTGGGTGTTGTGCATGTGGGTGACACTACTTCTTTAACACTTAAAGCTGCAATAGAAAAGTTGCTAGGTGAAAATTCTCTTACTCTTTCCAGTGTTAGGGGTCAAGGTTATGATGGTGCTAGTAATATGAAAGGTTCAATTAAAGGTCTTAAAACCTTAATTATGGAGGAGTCTCCTTCAGCTTATTATGTTCATTGTTTTGCTCATCAACTCCAGCTGACACTTGTTGCCGTGGCTAAGAAACATGTTAATTGTAGCGTCCTTTTTTATTCACTCACCATTTTACTTAATGTGATTACAAGTTCCTATAAACGAAAAGATATTCTACGAGAAAAACAAGCTGAAAATGTCTTAAAAGCAttacaaaagggtgaacttgtgTCAGGAACTGGCTTGAATCAAGAGAAAGGTTTGAGTATGCTCGGTGATACTCGTTGGGGGTCTCACTTTAAAACTATTTTACATGTGTTCGATTTATTTTCGAGCATTCTTGAAGTTCTTGATGCTATTAGTGAATTTTGTGATGGGAGTGAGCTAGTAAAGGTGGAGAGTCTTGCATTTACTATGAGGACATTTGATTTTGTTTTTATTGGGCAATTGATGATTACTATTTTTGGGATTACTAATACATTGAGCAAAGTCTTACAAAAGAAAGATCAAGATATCGTGAACGCAATGGTTGTTGTTGATGCGACGATAAAGAGTTTAGAGAAGATTAGAGAAGATGGGTGGACTGCTCACATGGAAAAGGTGACATCATTTTGTCAGAAGATTGAAATTTGTATTCCTATCAGGAGTGATATGTATGTAGTTCCAGGGAGATACAGGCGCGAAAAGAAACAAGTGGATAATGATCATCATTTTTGA